One window of the Diospyros lotus cultivar Yz01 chromosome 12, ASM1463336v1, whole genome shotgun sequence genome contains the following:
- the LOC127786760 gene encoding UPF0481 protein At3g47200-like codes for MSRIHVQSFILALPLTLFVQNIHALNQDILRFLFFNNEEYPPMGRCLHVLDLFRKALLDTHNQPRDEAPESTNQGEGKARSKLRVGHDVVRPATELHEAGIRFKKSEGKCLLAIDFDEVGGELKLPNFVVNDHTESRFLNLIAFERCHIPAISDITSFIAFMNCIIDDGRDIKLLSSKGIINNILGTDKEAADLFNTMSKDLVLWNDPLFDVYQKLVDYSKKTWPKHRANLSQTYFTNPWAIISVVAAFILFSLTLLQTIFTIRN; via the coding sequence ATGTCCCGCATCCATGTCCAAAGTTTCATACTTGCTTTACCCCTCACATTATTTGTGCAGAACATTCACGCATTGAACCAGGACATACTCAGGTTTCTCTTCTTCAACAATGAGGAGTACCCACCGATGGGCAGATGTTTGCACGTGCTTGACCTCTTCCGGAAGGCCCTACTCGACACACACAACCAACCCAGAGATGAAGCCCCCGAATCTACAAATCAAGGAGAAGGAAAAGCGAGATCGAAATTAAGGGTCGGCCACGACGTCGTCCGCCCAGCCACAGAGCTCCACGAGGCCGGCATCCGCTTCAAGAAAAGCGAAGGAAAATGTCTCTTGGCCATCGACTTTGATGAAGTCGGCGGCGAATTGAAACTTCCCAATTTCGTAGTTAATGACCATACTGAATCAAGATTTTTGAATCTCATAGCCTTCGAGCGTTGCCACATCCCTGCTATCAGCGACATCACTTCGTTCATCGCGTTCATGAACTGCATCATCGACGACGGTCGGGATATCAAACTTTTGAGCTCGAAAGGGATTATCAACAACATCCTTGGGACCGACAAGGAGGCAGCTGATTTATTCAACACAATGTCCAAGGATTTGGTACTTTGGAACGACCCCCTTTTCGACGTGTACCAGAAGCTTGTTGACTACAGCAAGAAGACTTGGCCTAAGCATCGCGCCAATCTATCTCAAACTTACTTCACAAACCCGTGGGCAATTATTTCTGTCGTTGCAGCCTTCATTCTATTCTCTCTTACTTTATTGCAAACTATCTTTACCATTCGAAATTAA